The following are encoded in a window of Burkholderiales bacterium genomic DNA:
- a CDS encoding PQQ-dependent dehydrogenase, methanol/ethanol family: MIRNAHWAATIVAATLGICASSAHAQAAAEWTTYGGDSAQTRYSALSQINVGNVHKLKVAWVMQLGTLEAQESTPLVIGDTMYVTTSHGPRYVYALDVRTGAIRWKYEPEIPGDYQQFACCGVVNRGAAYAGGRLFVTRLDGHLVALDARTGRELWDVKVVDYTQGSAITSPPTLAKDLVITGFAGGEYGVRGAITAYRQATGELVWRTYTVPGPGEPGNETWKDDSWKRGGGSVWLPGSYDPKLDLLYFGTSNPGPWGASVRGPDSSDYGQYTNLYTAATLALDADTGRIVWYYQTTPYDAWDYDGVNEAVLADVTIGGRKIAAALKADRNGFFYVLERATGKLVSAEPFVHVNWARGIDKATGRPIENPEMRPKLDQWARGICPNLFGGKNWEPMSYSLQTGLVYIPTFNLCMDMVGKTEEYQRGRFYLASEFELGKAGPGGFLSEMIAWDPANQKKVWGIKEELPYMGGALSTAGGLVFYGNINGWFKAVDAKSGKELWKFNCGSGISQGPVTFQVGGKQYVAVVSGRLKTPPSFLGPIGEKVFAASPEGGAVFVFELGS; encoded by the coding sequence ATGATCCGTAATGCTCATTGGGCGGCGACGATCGTCGCCGCCACACTCGGCATCTGCGCGAGTTCCGCCCACGCGCAAGCCGCAGCCGAGTGGACTACGTACGGCGGGGACAGCGCGCAGACCCGCTACAGCGCGCTGTCGCAGATCAATGTGGGCAACGTTCACAAGCTCAAGGTCGCCTGGGTCATGCAGCTCGGTACGCTGGAGGCCCAGGAATCCACGCCGCTGGTTATCGGCGACACGATGTATGTCACCACGTCTCACGGGCCGCGCTACGTCTATGCGCTGGACGTGAGGACCGGTGCGATCCGCTGGAAATACGAACCCGAGATCCCGGGCGACTATCAGCAGTTCGCTTGCTGTGGCGTGGTGAACCGCGGTGCCGCCTATGCCGGCGGGCGCTTGTTCGTCACACGTCTCGACGGGCACCTCGTCGCGCTCGACGCCCGGACCGGCAGGGAATTATGGGACGTGAAGGTGGTGGACTATACCCAGGGCTCGGCGATCACCTCGCCGCCGACCCTCGCGAAGGATCTGGTGATCACCGGTTTCGCCGGCGGAGAGTACGGAGTCCGCGGTGCGATCACGGCGTACCGGCAGGCGACCGGCGAACTGGTCTGGCGTACGTATACCGTGCCCGGACCGGGCGAGCCGGGAAACGAGACCTGGAAGGACGATTCGTGGAAGCGTGGAGGCGGCTCGGTCTGGCTGCCGGGTTCTTATGATCCGAAGCTCGATCTGCTCTACTTCGGCACCAGCAATCCCGGGCCGTGGGGTGCGTCGGTGCGCGGGCCGGACTCCAGCGACTATGGCCAGTACACCAACCTCTACACCGCAGCCACCCTGGCGCTCGATGCGGACACGGGGAGGATCGTCTGGTATTACCAGACCACGCCCTACGACGCCTGGGACTACGACGGCGTGAACGAAGCGGTGCTGGCGGACGTGACGATCGGGGGACGGAAGATCGCCGCGGCACTGAAGGCGGATCGCAACGGCTTCTTCTACGTGCTGGAGCGCGCCACCGGCAAGCTCGTTTCCGCCGAGCCTTTCGTCCACGTCAATTGGGCCAGAGGCATCGACAAGGCGACCGGACGGCCGATCGAAAACCCGGAAATGCGGCCCAAGCTCGACCAATGGGCGCGCGGCATCTGTCCGAATCTGTTCGGAGGAAAGAACTGGGAGCCGATGTCCTACAGTCTTCAGACGGGCCTGGTCTACATCCCGACCTTCAACCTGTGTATGGACATGGTGGGCAAGACCGAGGAATACCAGCGCGGGAGGTTCTATCTCGCTTCCGAGTTCGAACTGGGCAAGGCCGGGCCCGGAGGATTCCTCTCCGAAATGATCGCCTGGGACCCGGCCAATCAGAAGAAGGTCTGGGGCATCAAGGAAGAGCTGCCTTACATGGGCGGAGCGCTGTCGACCGCCGGGGGTCTGGTCTTCTACGGCAACATCAACGGCTGGTTCAAGGCGGTGGACGCGAAGAGCGGCAAGGAACTCTGGAAATTCAACTGCGGTTCGGGCATCAGCCAGGGACCCGTCACCTTTCAAGTTGGCGGCAAGCAGTACGTGGCGGTCGTATCCGGGCGGCTGAAGACGCCGCCGTCCTTCCTGGGTCCGATCGGAGAAAAGGTCTTCGCGGCGAGCCCGGAAGGCGGCGCGGTGTTCGTCTTCGAGCTGGGAAGCTGA
- a CDS encoding LysE family transporter produces MSELAEIRAFLFGLAVGAAVGPLALYVMHVGLKHGWRKAADCALGVAIADFTYAVIALAFGARLEGWLSAHRGMLAGTGSVLLLALGARLAWTAWTRPPARHDKARYASRAVGFSTTYALTLANPLTILLFLSFAGQLPLTHHWEDVPRYAVFIFLGSLPAQLAYAFLGAGLHLLLQPAAIRAANLASAAAIAGFGIYGLAQAL; encoded by the coding sequence ATGAGCGAACTGGCAGAGATTCGCGCCTTTCTGTTCGGGCTGGCCGTGGGCGCGGCCGTCGGCCCGCTCGCGCTCTACGTCATGCACGTCGGGCTGAAACACGGCTGGCGCAAGGCCGCGGATTGCGCGCTCGGTGTGGCCATCGCCGACTTCACCTACGCGGTGATTGCGCTCGCGTTTGGTGCGCGCCTCGAAGGGTGGCTATCGGCCCATCGCGGCATGCTGGCCGGCACCGGCTCGGTTTTGCTGCTCGCGCTCGGAGCACGGCTCGCCTGGACCGCCTGGACACGTCCCCCCGCGCGCCACGACAAGGCCCGTTACGCCTCGCGCGCGGTCGGATTCTCCACGACCTACGCTTTGACCCTCGCCAACCCCCTCACCATCCTGCTCTTCCTGTCGTTCGCCGGGCAGTTGCCCCTGACGCACCACTGGGAAGACGTGCCGCGCTATGCCGTTTTCATCTTCCTCGGCAGCCTGCCCGCCCAGCTCGCCTATGCCTTCCTCGGGGCGGGCCTGCACCTGCTGCTGCAGCCCGCGGCGATACGAGCCGCGAATCTCGCCTCGGCGGCCGCGATCGCGGGCTTCGGAATCTATGGGCTGGCGCAAGCGCTCTGA
- a CDS encoding SWIB/MDM2 domain-containing protein, giving the protein MPRTEVTKKLWAYIKRNGLQDTKNKRMINADDKLQEVFGGKKQVSMFEMTKLVARHLK; this is encoded by the coding sequence ATGCCTCGCACCGAGGTGACCAAGAAGCTGTGGGCTTACATCAAGCGTAACGGCCTGCAGGACACCAAGAACAAGCGCATGATCAACGCCGACGACAAGCTGCAGGAAGTCTTCGGCGGCAAGAAGCAGGTCTCGATGTTCGAGATGACCAAGCTGGTCGCCAGGCACTTGAAGTAG